One genomic region from Ursus arctos isolate Adak ecotype North America unplaced genomic scaffold, UrsArc2.0 scaffold_17, whole genome shotgun sequence encodes:
- the DIPK1C gene encoding divergent protein kinase domain 1C — MARSRPRRCWRRGRCGWCGRGALLACAAWTAGWVLAAALLLRAHPAVLSERCTDEKSRRILAALIVVLPNCSPAAPEPVLGKFAGLFRVSRQPLGARVPSGAAGLGALARARAGGGARDRRGPRLYFSGALVQRLFYDSNLGASRRAQRGRLLIKASCAQEATWPLSCPGPGLARPLPPGDPLSPSFQCREYKGGVLVGDLCEDLCVAGKLLYQRCLYYERGKKVLQADWRGRPIILKSKEEAFSSFQPLSLLEDAADEGGQGVPEAELLLLVAGEVKNALGLELSGGSLGPLWPGRRGPRWRGQLASLWSLLQQEEFVLFSLLQDLSRHALPVLGSCGHFYAVEYLAAGSPRHRALFPLDGAAGAPRGSRGQAKAVSDMALSFLDMVSHFEDDFSHRLHLCDVKPENFAIRSDFTVVAIDVDMAFFEPKMREILEQNCTGDEDCNFFDCFSKCDLRINKCGAERVNSNLQVICDKIFRHWFSSGLGSSGLSFPLQQQLREAVQECADPRRTARSPPRAASDVFWKLRRLLRATQRELQEAEK, encoded by the exons ATGGCGCGGAGCCGGCCCCGGCGGTGCTGGCGGCGCGGGCGGTGCGGTTGGTGCGGGCGGGGCGCGCTGCTGGCCTGCGCGGCGTGGACCGCGGGCTGGGTGCTGGCGGCCGCGCTGCTGCTCCGCGCGCACCCGGCCGTCCTCTCCGAGCGCTGCACAGATGAGAAGAGCCGGCGCATCCTGGCCGCGCTG ATAGTGGTCCTGCCCAACTGCTCTCCTGCCGCCCCTGAGCCCGTGCTCGGAAAGTTTGCAGGTCTGTTCCGAGTCTCCCGGCAGCCCCTCGGTGCCCGCGTCCCGAGTGGTGCGGCCGGGCTCGGGGCGCTGGCGAGGGCGAGGGCCGGTGGCGGGGCTCGGGACCGGCGGGGACCACGCCTCTACTTCTCCGGTGCTCTCGTTCAGCGGCTGTTCTACGATTCCAACCTGGGGGCATCTCGCCGAGCCCAACGCGGACGGCTG CTGATTAAAGCATCCTGCGCACAGGAAGCAACCTGGCCCCTTTCCTGCCCCGGGCCAGGGTTGGCTCGGCCCCTCCCGCCTGGTGACCCATTGTCCCCTTCCTTCCAGTGCCGGGAGTACAAGGGCGGGGTGCTGGTGGGAGACCTGTGTGAGGACCTGTGTGTGGCGGGGAAGCTGCTGTACCAGCGCTGTCTCTACTACGAGAGGGGCAAGAAGGTGCTGCAGGCCGACTGGCGCGGCCGGCCCATCATCCTCAAGTCCAAGGAGGAGGCCTTCTCCAGCTTCCAGCCACTCAGCCTGCTGGAGGACGCAGCCGACGAGGGCGGCCAGGGCGTCCCCGAGGCAGAGCTGCTCCTGCTGGTGGCCGGCGAGGTCAAGAACGCCCTGGGCCTGGAGCTGTCCGGCGGCAGCCTGGGGCCGCTGTGGCCGGGCAGGCGCGGACCTCGCTGGCGGGGGCAGCTGGCCAGCCTGTGGTCCCTGCTGCAGCAGGAGGAGTTCGTCCTCTTCAGCctgctgcaggacctgagccggcACGCCCTGCCTGTGCTGGGCTCCTGCGGCCACTTCTACGCGGTGGAGTACCTGGCCGCTGGCAGCCCCCGCCATAGGGCCCTCTTCCCCCTTGATGGGGCTGCAGGGGCGCCCCGGGGCAGCCGGGGCCAGGCCAAGGCCGTCAGCGACATGGCGCTCAGCTTCCTGGACATGGTGAGCCACTTCGAGGACGACTTCTCTCACCGCCTCCACCTCTGCGACGTCAAGCCCGAAAACTTTGCCATCAGGAGTGACTTCACG GTGGTGGCCATCGACGTGGACATGGCCTTTTTTGAACCTAAAATGAGGGAAATTCTCGAGCAGAACTGCACGGGAGATGAAGACTGCAATTTCTttgactgtttttcaaagtgtgatTTGCGCATCAACAAGTGTGGAGCAGAACGAGTCAACAGCAACCTGCAG GTCATCTGTGACAAGATATTCCGCCACTGGTTCTCCTCGGGTCTCGGGAGCTCAGGCCTATCCTTCCCGCTGCAGCAACAGTTGCGGGAGGCGGTGCAGGAATGCGCCGACCCCCGGCGCACCGCACGCAGCCCCCCGAGAGCAGCCTCCGATGTGTTCTGGAAGCTTCGGCGCCTCCTTCGAGCCACGCAGAGAGAACTGCAGGAGGCGGAGAAGTAG